Part of the Vibrio ishigakensis genome, TAGAAAGCGCGCAGATCTGGATCCATATCTGGGTGGTTTTGCCACGCAGGCGGAACTAGCATGCGCATTGCACGGAAGATATCCATGCCACCGGCTAGGAATAGGTCTAGCATGTTATCCAGACTCGAGGAATCTGAACCTGTTTCATTCACAAATGGTGCCGCAGATTGTAGATCTGGCAGAAGTGGTGATGAGAACTTGTACGCGCGAGCCTTCGCCCACTGGCGGTTACCTTGAATGGTGTTGATCTCACCATTGTGCGCTAGGTATCTAAAGGGTTGTGCCAGTGGCCATTTCGGCTGGGTATTAGTAGAGAAGCGCTGGTGGAACAGACAGATGGCCGATTCCAATCTCAGATCTGCAAGGTCGAGATAGAACCTTGGCAGGTCTGCGGGCATACATAGCCCCTTGTAGACGATAACCTGGGTGGAAAGGCTACAGATGTAGAAGTTCTTCTGGTCGGTTAGTGCCTTCTCGATGCGACGCCTTGCTATGTATAGACGTCTTTCAATATCTCGGCTTCCCCAGCCGGCCGGAGCTGAGATGAAGACCTGCTCGATTGCAGGAAGAGACTCGGTAGCGATAGGACCTAGCACATCTGGATTGGTCGGCGTTTCGCGCCACCCCTCAACAGATAGGGTCTCTTTACCCAGCTCTTTTTCAATAATGGTTTTGCTCTGCTCGGCCAAGATAGGGTCCTGGCTAAAGAAGAACATGCCCACAGCGTATTGTTTGCCTAGATTCCAGCCTTGCTCTTCGGCTATCAATCGGAAGTAAGAGTCGGGTTTTTGTAGCAGTAGGCCACAACCATCACCGGTCTTTCCGTCCGAGTTGATACCACCACGGTGGGTCATTCGATCTAGAGCTGAAATAGCTGTGCGAACCAATTTGTGGCTGGTTTCCCCTTCCATATGGGCGATCAAACCAAATCCACAGTTATCCTTTTCTAAGTTCGGGTCATACAAGGCCATTGCCATACTCCTTTTGTTCACCGTTACTTGAATTTGTAAGCAAGCAAAATGTCGTTTTATGTAGTCGAGCTCAGGTTGGTCTTGGGTCCTTGATATAACGCAGAGTGACTCACTATTTGATAACAATTACGACATAAATAGTTTGCACGAATTTGACAACTTAAAACTTTACGCGTCAAAGGTCAAGGTTATAAGAGACAGGGTGGGCAGTAGTGAACAGATATAAAAAAGGCCAGCATTTTACTGCTGGCCAAGATTGGAGTTTTAAAATCTCACCAAAGGGGTGAGTGGATGTAATAATTATGCAGATAGCATCAGCGAGTCTGCTTTTGCCTCTAGGTTAGAGCTGTTCATCAAGAATTTGTCGATTGCGATAGCGCACTCGCGGCCTTCATTGATACAGCGAACCACTAGAGATTGACCAGTGCGCATGTCGCCAGCTGCGAATACACCTTTCTGGTTGGTAGCAAAGCCTTCGGTTGCTACGTTGCCACGGTCATCCAGCTTGATGTCTAGCTGAGCTAGCACACCCGTTGGCTCTGGGTGGAGGAAGCCCATCGCTAGGAACGCCATCTCACATGGGATAACACGCTCGCTACCCGCTACTTCTTCAAAGCTCGGGCGCTCACCAGGTTTAGCGTCTTGCCAAACGATGTCAGCGATACGCAAACCTTCAAGCTCACCCTTATCATTACCGATAAACTCTTTGGTCAGGATATTCCAATGACGCTCACAGCCTTCTTCATGAGAGGTAGTGGTCTTCATGATCATTGGATATTGAGGCCAAGGCATGTTTGCAGGACGCTTCTCTGGTGGGATAGGCATGATCTCAACCTGCGTGATGCTCTTCGCCTTGTGACGGCTAGAGGTACCCACACAGTCAGAGCCAGTGTCACCACCACCGATAACCACAACGTGCTTATCTTTAGCGTGAATCTCTTCACCTTTCAGGTCCATGTCGTTAGCACGGCGGTTGTTTTGACCAAGGAACTCCATGGCAAAGTGCACGCCTTTTAGCTCGCGGCCTGGGATAGGCAGATCGCGTGGTACGGTAGAGCCACCAGTTAGCAGAACCACATCAAAATCTTGGCGAAGTTGCTGTGCGTTTACATCAACACCCACGTGTGCGTTAACAACGAAGTTAACGCCAGCCTCTGCCATTAGGTTTACCTTACGGTCGATGATGTCCATGCCTAGTTTAAAGTCAGGGATACCAAAGCGCAGTAGACCACCTACTTTTTCGTCACGTTCAAACACTGTCACTGTATGACCTGCGCTGTTGAGCTGCTCTGCCGCTGCAAGACCTGCAGGGCCGCTACCGATAATGGCAACGGTTTTACCTGTGCGAGAGCGAGGTGTCTTAGGCTTGGCATAGCCGTCTTTGTAGGCACGCTCAACTATGGTCTTTTCGATGTTACAGATGGTGATTGGGTCTTGGTTGATACCCAATACACATGCACTCTCACAAGGAGAAGGACACACGCGACCGGTGAACTCAGGGAAGTTGTTGGTAGAACTTAGGATGTTCCACGCCTCTTCCCAGCTGTCACGGTATACCGCGTCATTAAACTCAGGAATGATGTTACCGATCGGACAACCGCTGTGGCAGAAAGGTACGCCACAATCCATGCAACGTGATGCCTGAGTGTTGATCTTGTCACCAAACTCTTCGTTTAGCACAAACTCTTTGTTGTCTTCGATACGAACCGCAGGGTCGAGCTTTTGTGGAAGCTCACGACCATGCTCTAAAAATCCAGTAGGCTTGCCCATTATACTGCCTCCACTTCTTTTGATTGCTCAGACTCAGCTTTACGCTTTTGAAGTACCGCTTTGTAATCGCGCGGCATTACCTTAACCATGGTGGCTAGGCTAGCTTCAAAGTTGTCTAGGAAAGACTTTGCAACTTCACTTCCTGTGAACTCTACATGTTTGGTTAGCATCTCTTTTAGGAGTGCTTTGTCTTCTGCTTCGATTGGGTCTAGGTCTACAAGCTCTGGGTTTAGTTTGCTTTCAAAGTCACCAGACTTGTCCCATACATAAGCGACACCGCCACTCATGCCCGCAGCAAAGTTACGACCCGTTGAGCCTAGGATAACCGCAACACCACCTGTCATATATTCACAGCCGTGGTCGCCGACACCTTCAACTACAACCTTGGCACCTGAGTTACGTACGCAGAAGCGCTCGCCTGCAAGACCGCGGATGTATGACTCACCTGAGGTCGCGCCGTAGAAGCACACGTTACCTACAACGATGTTGTCTTCAGGTACGATGTTGGACTTCGCATCTGGGTACAGTACTAGCGTACCGCCAGATAGTCCTTTACCCCAGTAGTCGTTCGCGTCACCCTCAACCTCGAACTTCACGCCCTTAGCTAGGAATGCACCGAATGACTGACCTGCTGAACCATTGAACTTCACTTCCATCGGCTGTGGTAGACCTTGGTCTTTGTAAACCTTGGAAATCTCGTTCGACAGCATGGTACCTGCAGAGCGGTCGGTGTTGATGATAGGGAACTCAGCCTTAACTGCTTCACCTTTCTCAAGAGCCGGAATTGCTGCTTGGATAAGCTT contains:
- a CDS encoding glutamate synthase subunit beta, producing MGKPTGFLEHGRELPQKLDPAVRIEDNKEFVLNEEFGDKINTQASRCMDCGVPFCHSGCPIGNIIPEFNDAVYRDSWEEAWNILSSTNNFPEFTGRVCPSPCESACVLGINQDPITICNIEKTIVERAYKDGYAKPKTPRSRTGKTVAIIGSGPAGLAAAEQLNSAGHTVTVFERDEKVGGLLRFGIPDFKLGMDIIDRKVNLMAEAGVNFVVNAHVGVDVNAQQLRQDFDVVLLTGGSTVPRDLPIPGRELKGVHFAMEFLGQNNRRANDMDLKGEEIHAKDKHVVVIGGGDTGSDCVGTSSRHKAKSITQVEIMPIPPEKRPANMPWPQYPMIMKTTTSHEEGCERHWNILTKEFIGNDKGELEGLRIADIVWQDAKPGERPSFEEVAGSERVIPCEMAFLAMGFLHPEPTGVLAQLDIKLDDRGNVATEGFATNQKGVFAAGDMRTGQSLVVRCINEGRECAIAIDKFLMNSSNLEAKADSLMLSA